The Fibrobacter sp. genome contains the following window.
GGATATTCCACAATCGTTCTTCCCTTTGATTTCGAGGAGATTGAGGTCGATGAAGCCGAATTCTATGAACTGGACGGAGTCTCTTTCGCAAATGACAAGTGGAACGTGTCTGTCACGCCTGTATCGGAAGTTAGACCCAATACACCGTACCTGATTCATGTTATGAAGAATAATGTTTCCTTTAGTGGAGATATAGCTCTGCGACCTATTGACGATGATGAGGATTGTTCTGTAACTAAGAATGGCTGGGAACTTTGCGGCACCTATGAATACAAGGTCTGGAAAGATGGCAATCCTGAACTTGGCAGGGTCTATGGCTTTGCTGCCGAAGAACGTGACGGAGCTCGTATCGGACAGTTTGTTAGGCTTGCCTACAACGCCTCTGCAAAGCCCTTACGCGCCTACCTGCGCTATGTGGGAAGTCCCAGGCCTGCTCCCGCATTGTTCAAGGCGGCTCCAGCCGTCGCAAGTATCGATGAACTCCCTGAATCCATGGATGTGGTCATCAGGGGCGAAGAGGGAACAACCGTCATCGGAACCATCAACACCCGCACCGGTGAGTTCCGCTCCGTAGACAATCGCTGGTTCGACCTGAACGGTCGTTACCTCGGCAACAAAAAGCCCACTATCAAGGGAACCTACTACAATAATGGAAAGAAAGTCATTGTCAAGTAAGCCGAAGTGCGGCTATGTCAAGCCGGAAATGAAAATCGTCAAGCTGAAGGCCCGCACAAGCCTGCTCCAGGGTAGCGGCTCTCAGGATCCGATTGATGATTTGCCGGGATCGTTGGATGTTATAATAATCGGAAAATAGAGGAAATAATATGCAGAAGAAAGAATACAAGACTCCGAAAATGAAGGAAATCAAGCTCAAGGCCCGTGCTAGCTTGTTGTCGGGAAGCAGCGATGGTTACCACGGAACGGTTGGCTACAACGATCTGCCTGATTCCGTAGAAAAAACTGAAGTATAAAACGAAAGTCCTTCCGAACAAAATCGGAGGGACTTTTTTGCGGATTTTCCTAAAATAATGTATATTGGTTCTTACAGAAAAAGGAGCCGGAAATGTCAAATACGGATGCTTTACATCAGTTGTTTGCGCAATGTCAAAAGATAAATTTTGACGAGTCCTATGATATCATTGCCTCGGCCCATAGTCCGGAAGAGGCTGATTTTTTCCGTATGGCTACGGATTTGATCCTTAAGCAGAAACAGAAAAAAGCCGTTGAAGAGAATCGTTTTTAATGAAACGCTATATTCTTTTTGCGGGGTGTAATGGCGTTGGAAAATCAACGCTCTATCAGACTAATGACATGTTTCGAGAGATGCCTCGCGTGAACATGGATGAAATTGTCCGTGAATTTGGTTCGTGGAAAAATGAAGCAGACGCGTTCAAGGCCGGGAAAATCGCTGTTCGAAAAATAAGTGAAAACTTCTCAAACGGACTGTCGTTCAATCAAGAAACTACACTTTGCGGATCTTCTGTTTGGAAAAATATTTTGAGAGCTCGTCAACTTGGCTACAAAATTGAAATGTACTATGTCGGCGTTCAATCAGTCGAAATCGCAAAGGAGAGAATTCGTTCAAGGGTTTCAAAAGGTGGCCACGGCATTCCCGATGCTGATGTTGAACGTCGATTTGTAGAATCTGTTGAAAACTTGAGGAAGGCTATCGAACTTTGTGATGTTGTTGAGGTTTTTGATAATACGGATTCGTTCATCCGAGTTGCTAGGTATGAACGCGGTCAGTGTGTTTTGAAATCAGAGAATGTCCCGACATGGGTTCCGTGAAGATTTTGTAAGTTGCTTCAAAAATACCAGAAATTTTTTCGTTTGCTGCAAATTTCCCTGTGCGAAAAGTCCTTCCGACCAAAATCGGAGGGACTTTTTCTTTTGTGTTCGCTCGGCATCATCACTCATGCAAACAGTTGTTTATAGAACAACCTTGCCCTCGGTCCTGTTCATCTGCCCGGACGACATCTTCGGCAAGGACAAGCCCGTTTACAGGTTCCAGAACCGCGAAGAAAGCGACCCAAATATTTTAATGGGCGACCTTTGTTATAAAAACTTTTATATCTTTAAGAAGTACCGCGAAATCAAGGACAACTCCATTCGCGAATACATGCAGTACTTCGCCACGCAGGAGCACGGATCCGCAAAGATGAAGCGCATCCACGATCTCGTGGAACAGTACCGCAAGGACCCTATTGCAAAGAAGGCTTACATGACCCTGGAACAGGAACTTAACATTCGTTACGAGAAAGGGCAGAGAGACAAGAACAAGGAACTCGCCAAGGGGTTTCGCGATGATGGAGTTCCGCTGGAAATCATTTCTAAGCGGACAGGCCTCACTCCCGAAGAAATCAAGGCGCTGTAAAAAGCGGTGTTACAGAAGGTCCTGGACCCAATTGGGTAGCCTCTCGGCGTACTGCTTGAACAACTCCCCGTCAACCATTCTGCAAATCAGTTTTGGCAACTGGTTTTCGACGGAATTGTCATAGATGTACGCTCTGTCAACCATGGAGATTGCGATAGCGGCATTCGCCAGGGACTTGTAATAGCGGGTCACAATTTTAGAGATGGGAACCTCGTGTCCGCCTGTAAGAAAACGATTTGTTACACGGAGAACATTAATTGAGGGTTTCTCTGTGCAGACAAAGAAAAATCGTATAAAAAAGCCCGCCTCTTTTGCCTTGCGGACAAATTCAAGTTTTTCGTCTGATGAAAAAACGGTCTCGAACACGAAGTTTTTCTTTTCTTCGAGACACTTATAGCGAAGTTCGGTTGAATGTTGCGCAGCTTTTAATACAGCATCGTTTGAATTCCAGTTTCCGAATATTTCTTGGGCAATGTTGTCCGGGTTAATATAGATGCTGTCTGCAGCCCATTCGTTTTCTAGCAACTGAATGGTTGTGGTTGTTTTACCAGAGCCATTCGGACCGGCGACAATGCAAAGTGTTGGCTTCTTTTCGCTCATAGCAGACCAAGGCGCAGCTTTTTCTGGGCAATATTTGAAGATACCTCTGCACGCATACGCTCCATAGCCTCTTCCGCCTTGCGAGAAGATTCACGCGCTGCTGCACCGACTTTTTCCATAATAGCTTCCAACATTTCATCGGAAGGTTCTTCCATGGATGATAGTCTGTATTTTTTCAGTTCTTCGTCTGCCATATCCATAAATATATGAAAAA
Protein-coding sequences here:
- a CDS encoding zeta toxin family protein — encoded protein: MSEKKPTLCIVAGPNGSGKTTTTIQLLENEWAADSIYINPDNIAQEIFGNWNSNDAVLKAAQHSTELRYKCLEEKKNFVFETVFSSDEKLEFVRKAKEAGFFIRFFFVCTEKPSINVLRVTNRFLTGGHEVPISKIVTRYYKSLANAAIAISMVDRAYIYDNSVENQLPKLICRMVDGELFKQYAERLPNWVQDLL
- a CDS encoding zeta toxin family protein, which codes for MKRYILFAGCNGVGKSTLYQTNDMFREMPRVNMDEIVREFGSWKNEADAFKAGKIAVRKISENFSNGLSFNQETTLCGSSVWKNILRARQLGYKIEMYYVGVQSVEIAKERIRSRVSKGGHGIPDADVERRFVESVENLRKAIELCDVVEVFDNTDSFIRVARYERGQCVLKSENVPTWVP